One Candidatus Bathyarchaeota archaeon genomic window carries:
- a CDS encoding CBS domain-containing protein yields MRVSEVMIRNPITVGPMTPVVEVARLMRDRKISSVILTKNERPVGIITERDLVWRVLASGRDPGSLTAFDVSSRPVIAVPELADVEDALELMRRHEIRRVVVVDNQDRVVGILTTDDLGYNLKRMSEELAIKYIITMRRSKDEKESKR; encoded by the coding sequence ATGAGGGTCTCTGAGGTCATGATCAGGAATCCCATCACGGTAGGTCCAATGACCCCCGTGGTGGAGGTGGCAAGATTGATGAGGGATAGGAAGATCTCCTCGGTCATCCTAACTAAGAATGAGAGGCCTGTCGGGATCATAACCGAGAGGGACTTGGTCTGGCGGGTCCTCGCGTCGGGGAGGGATCCCGGCTCACTGACTGCCTTCGATGTCAGCAGCAGGCCTGTAATAGCAGTCCCAGAGCTGGCGGATGTAGAGGATGCCTTGGAGCTGATGAGGAGGCACGAGATAAGGAGGGTTGTGGTTGTCGACAATCAGGATAGGGTTGTGGGGATTCTCACAACGGACGATCTTGGATACAACCTCAAGAGGATGTCGGAGGAGCTTGCTATCAAATATATAATCACGATGAGAAGATCTAAAGATGAAAAAGAGTCGAAAAGATAA
- a CDS encoding phenylalanine--tRNA ligase subunit beta: MPVIEVKLADFLEMLGREVKLEEVRETLPMMGVSWEGETDDGFMIEVFPNRPDMLSVEGLARAYASFIGLRRGLRTYEAKPSDYTVIVDRRVEAVRPYFASAVLKGIEFDDALIRSIIQMQEKLHITHGRKRRKVSIGLHNLEPIRFPVTYTTRPKDFRFRPLGEIRVMSLEEILTRTSKGLEYGWILEGKHEYPILIDSKGMVLSMPPIINSEHTRIDEATESIFVDITSTDWRAMNEVLNIIVTTFADHGAEIYTVSNRYHDRVVETPILSPREMELDPDYVNKLLGLKLRDGEIASYLESMGYGVELGNSLRVLVPCYRTDVMHPIDLVEDVAIAYGYERFIPEIPSIPSPAGEDTLEVFCRRLRDFMVGFGLLETMTFMMTNRRNLFERMCMPPEPVAETENPKTEEYNILRNRLLPSLMEVLSTNKHNPYPQNIFEVGEVILLDEGEDTGARTAKRLAVALCHSKANFSEIKALMESILSNLGLHEVELEPSSLPYFIEGRGVEGKIRGKLVCWAGEIRPEVLENWGLEMPVAGLEMDVDIVYEFALKMRG, translated from the coding sequence ATGCCCGTAATAGAGGTGAAACTGGCCGACTTCCTGGAGATGCTAGGAAGAGAAGTTAAGCTGGAGGAGGTAAGGGAGACCCTACCCATGATGGGGGTCTCCTGGGAGGGGGAGACTGATGATGGCTTCATGATAGAGGTCTTCCCGAACAGGCCTGACATGCTATCGGTTGAGGGCCTAGCCAGGGCCTATGCATCCTTCATAGGGTTGAGGAGAGGGCTCAGAACCTACGAGGCCAAGCCCTCAGATTACACCGTCATTGTAGATAGGAGGGTTGAGGCCGTTAGGCCATACTTCGCCTCAGCGGTGCTCAAGGGTATAGAGTTCGACGACGCCCTCATAAGGTCGATAATCCAGATGCAGGAGAAGCTCCACATCACCCATGGGAGGAAGAGGAGGAAGGTCTCAATAGGCCTCCACAACCTCGAACCTATAAGGTTTCCTGTCACCTATACGACCCGCCCGAAGGACTTCAGGTTCAGGCCCCTGGGCGAGATCCGGGTGATGAGCCTCGAGGAGATCCTCACGAGGACATCAAAGGGGTTGGAGTATGGCTGGATCCTGGAGGGGAAGCACGAGTACCCTATCCTCATAGACTCTAAGGGTATGGTCCTATCCATGCCACCCATAATCAACTCCGAGCATACGCGCATAGATGAGGCCACGGAGAGCATCTTCGTCGACATCACCTCCACAGACTGGAGGGCCATGAACGAGGTGTTGAACATCATAGTCACAACCTTCGCAGATCATGGCGCCGAGATCTACACCGTCTCCAACAGGTATCATGACAGGGTGGTGGAGACCCCCATCCTCTCACCCAGGGAGATGGAGCTGGATCCCGATTACGTCAACAAGCTCCTAGGCCTCAAGCTGAGGGATGGTGAGATCGCCTCATACCTGGAGTCGATGGGCTACGGAGTTGAGTTGGGGAACTCGTTGAGGGTTCTTGTGCCATGCTACAGGACGGATGTGATGCATCCAATAGACCTGGTCGAGGATGTGGCTATAGCCTACGGTTATGAGAGGTTTATACCGGAGATACCATCGATCCCGTCTCCTGCCGGCGAAGATACCTTAGAGGTCTTCTGTAGGCGTCTCAGGGATTTCATGGTTGGCTTCGGCCTCCTGGAGACCATGACATTCATGATGACGAATAGGAGAAACCTCTTCGAGAGGATGTGCATGCCTCCCGAGCCTGTCGCTGAGACCGAGAACCCGAAGACGGAGGAGTACAACATCCTGAGGAATAGGCTACTACCGAGCCTCATGGAGGTCCTCAGCACGAATAAACATAACCCCTACCCCCAGAACATCTTCGAGGTTGGAGAGGTCATCCTACTCGATGAGGGGGAGGATACAGGGGCTAGGACAGCTAAGAGGCTCGCAGTAGCCCTATGCCACTCAAAGGCCAACTTCTCGGAGATAAAGGCCCTCATGGAGTCTATCCTCAGCAACCTAGGCCTCCACGAGGTTGAGCTCGAGCCCTCAAGCCTACCATACTTCATCGAGGGGAGAGGGGTTGAAGGGAAGATAAGGGGCAAGCTCGTCTGCTGGGCTGGTGAGATAAGGCCCGAGGTGCTTGAGAATTGGGGCTTGGAGATGCCTGTCGCGGGTCTAGAGATGGATGTCGATATCGTCTATGAGTTCGCTCTCAAGATGAGAGGATGA
- a CDS encoding transcriptional regulator → MRRNNLDIFADILRAARQGARKTRIVYQANLNFKIVEGYIRSLVLRGFLEALEDGTYVTSQRGLLFLQQYEELVSSMEAPKPAELPDEIAVYPYPQSNRRFRY, encoded by the coding sequence GTGAGGAGAAACAACCTCGATATATTCGCCGATATACTCAGGGCCGCGAGGCAGGGAGCTAGGAAGACCAGGATTGTCTACCAGGCGAACCTCAACTTCAAGATAGTTGAGGGATATATCAGAAGCCTTGTGCTTCGCGGATTTCTAGAGGCACTGGAGGATGGAACATATGTCACATCCCAAAGGGGGCTTCTCTTCCTACAACAATATGAGGAGCTCGTCTCCTCGATGGAGGCTCCAAAGCCAGCTGAACTCCCAGATGAGATAGCGGTCTATCCATATCCTCAGTCCAACCGTCGATTCAGATATTGA
- a CDS encoding transcriptional regulator, whose product MRDTTLGVLISVGSLVCMVGYFIWAFGPYIGLSHLISKELSEWAFKIPVVLAVYALLVIVLWIGYTMATTPPPLPLERPLEFEREEVSVMRDDDKGAGK is encoded by the coding sequence ATGAGAGATACTACCCTTGGGGTTCTTATCAGCGTAGGGAGCCTCGTATGTATGGTTGGATACTTCATATGGGCCTTCGGCCCATACATAGGGTTGTCCCATCTCATCTCCAAGGAGTTAAGCGAGTGGGCCTTCAAAATACCCGTAGTCCTCGCAGTCTACGCGCTTCTGGTTATAGTTCTATGGATTGGTTACACGATGGCGACAACTCCACCCCCGCTCCCTCTGGAGAGGCCCCTTGAGTTTGAGAGGGAGGAGGTGAGCGTGATGAGGGATGACGATAAAGGAGCGGGGAAATGA
- a CDS encoding glycosyltransferase family 2 protein, with amino-acid sequence MRGSTVTTTVPGTMVSVIIPVHNGERTIEKCIKSVKSQSLRPFEIIVVDDYSTDKTSFILGRLSERISNLKVIRNEKNLGKAASVERGLEHVHSPYVAIVDSDTYLDRDYFKNILGSFIKGVVGASGTVLPAEDRGEISKSRLIEYLQSQSTYKKIQTHMGAVFVCPGCCSVWRTEWIKKNGIPKETVVEDMDLTWEAQIDGGKIAYVPEALAYTEEPENFRRYIRQISRWLSWRPVLEKHSKRMTNGLKIMISWMLAESVGYVIWMGLLLYFLLSGMIISSLILLFIDLSIITFVCIYQGSKINIPIRKIISSLPYYYAFRMPTAIIFWKSFFSPKRNGW; translated from the coding sequence TTGAGGGGGAGCACCGTCACCACTACAGTCCCAGGTACGATGGTCTCTGTGATAATTCCGGTACACAATGGGGAGAGAACCATAGAAAAGTGCATAAAGTCTGTTAAGAGCCAGAGCCTAAGGCCCTTCGAGATTATAGTTGTGGACGACTACAGCACGGATAAAACATCCTTCATACTTGGGAGGCTCTCAGAAAGGATATCTAATCTAAAGGTCATAAGAAATGAGAAGAATCTCGGTAAGGCCGCCTCAGTGGAGAGAGGCTTAGAACATGTACATTCCCCATATGTAGCCATAGTGGACTCAGATACATATCTAGATAGAGATTACTTTAAGAATATACTTGGTTCCTTCATTAAGGGAGTTGTAGGCGCCTCCGGAACCGTACTCCCAGCAGAGGACAGGGGAGAAATATCTAAGTCTAGGTTGATAGAATATCTTCAAAGCCAATCAACCTATAAAAAGATTCAGACACATATGGGAGCAGTCTTTGTATGTCCCGGATGTTGTAGCGTGTGGAGAACAGAGTGGATCAAGAAAAACGGGATCCCAAAGGAGACTGTTGTGGAGGACATGGACCTCACATGGGAGGCCCAGATAGATGGAGGGAAGATCGCCTATGTCCCAGAGGCATTGGCGTACACAGAAGAGCCCGAGAACTTCAGGAGGTATATCAGACAGATAAGCCGATGGTTATCTTGGAGACCAGTCCTGGAGAAGCACTCAAAAAGGATGACCAACGGCCTGAAGATTATGATATCCTGGATGTTAGCTGAGAGCGTAGGCTATGTTATATGGATGGGTCTTTTATTATACTTCCTACTTTCAGGAATGATCATCTCATCATTGATCCTCTTATTTATTGATCTTTCAATTATAACATTTGTTTGTATATATCAAGGTTCAAAGATTAATATACCAATAAGAAAAATAATTTCATCTTTACCATATTATTATGCCTTCAGAATGCCTACAGCCATTATTTTCTGGAAATCATTCTTTTCTCCTAAGAGAAATGGTTGGTAG
- a CDS encoding asparagine synthetase B: MSEMGLLAALLSRSGEDISERLLRMIRVSSTSIGDCYGFATHDGSIILPNLPDGLEISSDAMLGYKLFKTMPLDGPQPINQHGYSMILEGRLWDGLTPSDLEEAAEELSHEPLEGLKKLIEFREGSFVTAILMEDRILIGRDPIGLVPVYYGDSGSLIAAASNRKMLWRIGMEGQPLPPGHIAEMSREGVHLMEVKTLRKPKTGGMSLEDSAMELDRLMMDAVERRSRGLTRAFLGFSGGIDSSLLAYYLDLSGVRVHLICVGLEASDDVRFAMEVAEELGLPITLISIDEGRVKEDLDDVLLSVESYNPLQIAVGLPLYWAVKAAVELGGRVFFSGCGSDELFGGYEKYVRRGISRDASMEMMFRDVVNAHKANYERDYKICADLEVELRAPFTDLKLTEFGLSLPPELRLPQEGTTLRKPLLRALARRLDLPGSVINRQKRAVQYSTGVAVALRKISRREGRSISTYLMERFERLKEIFFNQDLKIKT, translated from the coding sequence ATGTCTGAGATGGGCCTCTTAGCCGCTCTCCTAAGCAGGTCTGGTGAGGATATCTCGGAAAGGCTTCTGAGAATGATTAGGGTATCCTCAACCAGCATAGGAGACTGCTATGGATTTGCAACCCATGACGGTTCCATCATCCTCCCAAATCTGCCTGACGGATTGGAGATATCTTCTGACGCGATGCTGGGCTACAAGCTGTTTAAGACGATGCCTCTAGATGGTCCCCAGCCCATCAATCAGCACGGATACTCCATGATACTGGAGGGTAGGCTATGGGACGGCTTAACCCCATCAGATCTCGAGGAGGCAGCGGAAGAGCTTTCCCATGAACCACTAGAAGGGCTCAAGAAACTTATTGAATTTAGGGAAGGATCATTCGTCACGGCCATCCTGATGGAGGACAGGATCCTAATAGGAAGGGATCCCATCGGCCTAGTCCCAGTCTATTATGGAGATTCGGGGAGCCTCATAGCAGCTGCCTCGAACAGGAAGATGCTGTGGAGGATAGGTATGGAGGGGCAACCCCTCCCACCAGGCCATATAGCTGAGATGTCGAGGGAAGGGGTTCACCTTATGGAGGTGAAGACGCTGAGGAAGCCCAAGACTGGAGGAATGAGCCTCGAGGATTCCGCAATGGAGCTTGATAGGCTTATGATGGATGCGGTCGAGAGGCGTTCAAGAGGCCTAACCAGGGCCTTCCTCGGGTTCTCAGGTGGGATAGACAGCTCCTTACTGGCTTATTATCTGGACCTCTCAGGGGTTAGGGTCCACCTAATATGCGTGGGGCTTGAGGCCTCAGACGATGTTAGATTCGCAATGGAAGTAGCGGAGGAGCTGGGGCTTCCCATAACCTTGATCTCAATCGACGAGGGGAGGGTTAAGGAGGATCTTGATGATGTCCTCCTCAGCGTGGAAAGCTACAACCCCTTACAGATAGCCGTGGGCCTACCATTGTACTGGGCCGTTAAGGCGGCGGTTGAGCTGGGGGGCAGGGTATTCTTCTCGGGCTGCGGAAGCGATGAACTCTTCGGAGGCTATGAAAAATATGTTAGAAGAGGGATCTCTAGAGATGCTTCGATGGAGATGATGTTCCGAGACGTGGTTAATGCGCATAAAGCTAACTATGAGAGGGATTACAAGATCTGCGCAGATTTGGAGGTTGAGCTAAGAGCCCCCTTCACAGACCTGAAGCTGACCGAGTTTGGCCTATCCCTACCCCCAGAGTTAAGGCTCCCTCAAGAGGGAACCACCTTAAGGAAGCCTCTCCTAAGGGCCCTAGCTAGGAGGCTTGACCTGCCAGGATCGGTCATCAATAGACAGAAGAGGGCTGTCCAGTACTCCACAGGCGTAGCCGTAGCTCTGAGAAAGATCTCTAGGAGGGAGGGGAGGAGCATATCGACATATCTCATGGAACGGTTTGAGCGTTTAAAGGAGATATTCTTCAATCAAGACCTAAAAATTAAGACTTGA
- a CDS encoding methionine adenosyltransferase — translation MKDLVILELKSQPLEEQPLEICERKGLGHPDSICDAIMNEVSIELSKEYLRRFGTILHHNLDKGLLAAGESLVRFGGGEVIKPILIVYGDRATFEAGGETIPVNEIAFNSTKRWLKKNMRFIDPELHVRYQSEIKPGAISLQDIFHRGGRFLGANDTSAAVGYAPMTELERLVLNLEQYLNSPSFKKEYPETGEDIKIMGLRRRRSVNLLVSIAFVDRFIDSEEEYFRSKGEVEESIREFIHSNYDFESYNVELNVLDAKGRGIGGLYLTVLGTSADSGDSGQVGRGNNVNGVIPLNRPTSSEAAAGKNPVSHVGKIYNVLSYKIAEEISKNVVGVREAYVWLLSKIGQSIDQPLIASAQVILDEGVRLEELSGEIEEVVNREFERLPQFCIDLAYGKLKII, via the coding sequence TTGAAGGATCTGGTCATCCTTGAGCTGAAGAGCCAGCCTCTAGAGGAGCAGCCATTGGAGATCTGCGAGCGAAAGGGGCTTGGACATCCTGACTCCATCTGCGACGCGATCATGAACGAGGTCTCCATAGAGCTCTCCAAGGAGTACCTTAGGAGGTTTGGAACCATCCTCCACCATAATCTGGATAAGGGCCTACTGGCGGCTGGGGAGAGCCTCGTTAGATTCGGGGGAGGGGAGGTGATAAAGCCTATACTCATAGTCTACGGAGACAGGGCCACCTTCGAGGCTGGAGGGGAGACCATCCCAGTCAACGAGATCGCATTTAACAGCACAAAGAGGTGGCTCAAAAAAAATATGCGATTCATAGACCCCGAGCTTCACGTCAGGTATCAGAGCGAGATAAAGCCGGGAGCCATCTCCCTCCAAGACATATTCCACCGGGGCGGAAGATTCCTCGGGGCTAACGATACCTCAGCTGCGGTGGGCTATGCTCCGATGACCGAGCTAGAGAGACTGGTGCTGAACCTGGAGCAATACCTCAACTCCCCATCCTTTAAGAAGGAGTATCCGGAGACGGGTGAGGACATAAAGATAATGGGCCTGAGGAGGAGGAGGAGCGTCAACCTGCTGGTCTCAATAGCCTTCGTAGACCGCTTCATAGACTCTGAGGAGGAATACTTCAGAAGCAAGGGGGAGGTGGAGGAATCTATCAGGGAGTTCATCCATTCAAACTATGATTTCGAATCCTACAACGTGGAACTTAACGTCCTAGACGCCAAGGGGAGGGGGATAGGGGGCCTCTACTTAACAGTTCTGGGCACATCCGCTGATAGCGGAGACTCTGGCCAAGTCGGGAGGGGGAACAACGTGAATGGGGTTATCCCCCTAAACAGGCCCACCTCCTCTGAGGCGGCGGCGGGGAAGAACCCCGTCAGCCACGTCGGCAAGATCTACAATGTCCTCAGCTACAAGATCGCCGAAGAGATATCCAAAAACGTCGTTGGAGTTAGAGAGGCCTACGTCTGGCTCCTGAGCAAGATAGGCCAGTCAATAGACCAGCCCCTGATAGCCTCTGCCCAAGTAATACTTGATGAGGGGGTTAGGTTGGAGGAGCTATCAGGAGAGATCGAGGAGGTGGTAAACAGGGAGTTCGAGCGTCTACCTCAGTTCTGCATTGACCTGGCCTATGGAAAATTGAAGATCATATAG
- a CDS encoding nucleotidyltransferase family protein, whose protein sequence is MACGGFKEIIGVVLAGGEGKRLRPLTYYFQKCMIPIGTRQKPLLEYILHHLKRHGITDIRLLVGYKHEQIKNYFDDGSRFGMRVGYFLDDPSLRGSGGALLKAAEKGAFDGAETLLVYYGDILSNIDLSRMLRQHLESRSSSTLALARGFEVPVGVAELEGRSIKRWVEKPRLDIYAGIGIVALNTHVIGDLRELAAGRDELDIMGDLIPHLIKKGRRVEAYVTEDFWYDVGSTEKYEKLNSDLIEAIFDI, encoded by the coding sequence ATGGCCTGTGGGGGATTCAAAGAGATCATAGGTGTAGTCCTCGCTGGAGGGGAGGGAAAGAGGCTCCGCCCCCTCACCTACTACTTCCAGAAGTGCATGATACCTATAGGGACCCGACAGAAGCCCCTATTAGAGTATATTCTCCATCACCTTAAACGCCATGGCATAACCGATATTAGGCTCCTGGTAGGCTATAAACATGAGCAGATCAAGAACTACTTCGATGACGGCAGCAGATTTGGAATGAGAGTAGGTTATTTTCTGGATGACCCCTCACTGAGAGGCTCTGGAGGAGCCCTCCTAAAAGCCGCTGAGAAGGGGGCCTTCGATGGGGCTGAGACCTTGCTGGTATATTACGGGGACATCCTATCCAACATAGACCTCTCGAGGATGCTCCGCCAACACCTTGAATCCCGCTCCTCATCCACCTTGGCCCTTGCAAGGGGGTTCGAGGTGCCAGTTGGGGTGGCAGAGCTGGAGGGGAGGAGCATAAAGAGGTGGGTGGAGAAGCCTAGACTGGACATATACGCAGGGATAGGCATAGTAGCCTTAAACACCCATGTAATTGGAGACCTTAGGGAGCTAGCCGCCGGTAGAGATGAACTGGATATTATGGGCGACCTCATACCCCACCTCATCAAAAAGGGAAGGAGGGTGGAGGCTTACGTCACGGAGGACTTCTGGTACGATGTAGGCTCCACGGAGAAATATGAGAAACTGAACAGCGACCTAATTGAGGCGATATTCGATATTTAA
- a CDS encoding phenylalanine--tRNA ligase subunit alpha, whose protein sequence is MVRPLDPKLMASSLHENERKIMRVLNERKAATFEELSLATDLNRDAVEKACAWAESKGIIEVEKRSRRFFQLSEEGALYAEEGLPEKRLIRMAMEGLTEIEALREAFPLLNIALIWVRRNGWAEVKDGRIELTKEGVEASTEETVDERIIKRLSLSPTGEEELEDLMDRVSLLLRRGLIRSSERVEKVARLTELGITLIPFLEEVEVIAQLTPEHLRTRSWTKAAFQRYDVKLPAPRIYPGKRHFVSQVIDYIRRFWVELGFREMKGPIVELAFWNFDALFQPQDHPARDLADTFYMKTPRSGRLPDPELVRRVKETHENGWTTGSTGWGYSWDPELAGRCCLRTHTTSLSALAISRLREEDLPAKFFSVGRVFRNETIDWNHLIEFYQTDGIVIGDGVTFRHMLGYLKEYLERMGVERFRFRPGYFPYTEMSLEAEVWVEEKQSWMELFGAGMFRPEVVKPLFGREVPVLAWGPGFDRIVMRHYGINDLRRLYSNDLGQLREAKIWLR, encoded by the coding sequence TTGGTGAGGCCCTTGGATCCTAAGCTGATGGCTTCAAGCCTACATGAGAATGAGAGGAAGATAATGAGGGTTCTCAATGAAAGGAAGGCCGCCACCTTCGAGGAGTTGAGCCTCGCCACCGATCTAAACAGGGATGCGGTGGAGAAGGCCTGCGCCTGGGCTGAGTCTAAGGGGATAATAGAGGTGGAGAAGAGGAGCCGGAGGTTCTTCCAGTTATCTGAGGAGGGGGCCCTATACGCGGAGGAGGGGCTTCCTGAGAAGAGGCTGATAAGGATGGCGATGGAGGGCTTAACGGAGATTGAAGCCCTTAGGGAGGCCTTCCCCCTCCTTAACATAGCCCTGATATGGGTTAGGAGGAATGGCTGGGCCGAAGTAAAGGATGGGAGGATCGAGCTGACGAAAGAAGGGGTCGAGGCCTCAACCGAGGAGACTGTGGATGAGAGGATAATAAAGAGGCTGAGTTTGAGCCCGACTGGAGAGGAGGAGCTAGAGGATCTGATGGATAGAGTCAGCCTCCTCCTAAGGAGGGGCCTGATCAGGAGTTCTGAGAGGGTTGAGAAGGTCGCGAGGCTGACGGAGTTGGGTATAACCTTAATCCCCTTCCTAGAGGAGGTCGAGGTGATCGCTCAGCTTACCCCTGAACATCTTCGCACCCGCTCCTGGACCAAGGCAGCCTTCCAGAGATATGACGTGAAGCTCCCCGCCCCGAGGATCTACCCTGGCAAGAGGCACTTCGTCAGCCAAGTCATTGATTACATACGCCGATTCTGGGTTGAGCTGGGGTTCAGGGAGATGAAGGGTCCCATAGTGGAGCTCGCCTTCTGGAACTTCGACGCCCTCTTCCAACCCCAAGACCATCCTGCAAGGGACCTAGCTGACACCTTCTACATGAAGACTCCGAGGAGCGGGAGGCTCCCAGACCCGGAGCTCGTGAGGAGGGTCAAGGAGACCCATGAGAATGGATGGACCACCGGCTCCACGGGGTGGGGCTACAGTTGGGATCCTGAGCTTGCCGGGAGATGCTGCCTCAGAACCCACACCACCAGCCTGTCAGCCCTGGCCATATCGAGGCTGAGGGAGGAGGATCTGCCGGCGAAGTTCTTCTCGGTAGGTAGGGTATTCAGGAATGAGACCATAGACTGGAACCATCTGATAGAGTTCTACCAGACCGACGGGATAGTGATTGGGGATGGGGTCACCTTCCGCCACATGCTTGGGTACCTCAAGGAGTACCTTGAGAGGATGGGGGTGGAGAGGTTCAGGTTCAGGCCTGGATACTTCCCCTACACAGAGATGTCCCTCGAGGCCGAGGTCTGGGTTGAGGAGAAGCAGTCCTGGATGGAGCTCTTCGGAGCCGGTATGTTCAGACCAGAGGTTGTCAAGCCCCTCTTCGGAAGGGAGGTCCCAGTCCTGGCTTGGGGTCCCGGATTCGACAGGATCGTTATGAGGCATTACGGGATAAACGATCTGAGAAGGCTATACAGCAACGATCTAGGGCAGCTCAGAGAGGCGAAGATCTGGCTGAGGTGA
- a CDS encoding class I SAM-dependent methyltransferase family protein, with product MEMMRPIPRSFDIIGSREKAVAIVEIPRALRDFEGEVAKRIMERHKNVKSVLVKESERLGESRIRRYRVLAGDQNTEVIHREAGCLFKLDPQKVYFSPREGTERGRVAEKVRDGEEILVMFSGVGPYPIVIAKRHEKVKVIAIESNPDAHKYCLENIYLNRVQDKVIALLGDVRDICPKLGTTFDRIVMPLPKGAHQFLDLAIPLLNCGGTIHFYHWAREPDLFSQAEELLSNASERFGRRAEFLEEVRVSQYSPRIWKIRVDARIHC from the coding sequence TTGGAAATGATGAGGCCCATACCCCGCTCCTTCGACATAATAGGCTCTAGGGAGAAAGCCGTTGCGATTGTCGAGATCCCCAGGGCCCTCAGAGACTTTGAGGGTGAGGTGGCCAAGAGGATCATGGAGAGGCATAAGAATGTTAAAAGCGTCCTTGTTAAGGAGTCTGAGAGGCTTGGAGAATCTAGGATTCGGAGGTACAGGGTGCTAGCTGGTGACCAGAATACGGAGGTCATCCATAGGGAGGCTGGATGCCTCTTCAAACTCGACCCCCAGAAGGTCTATTTCTCCCCTCGAGAGGGGACGGAGAGAGGGAGGGTGGCCGAGAAGGTTCGGGATGGTGAGGAGATCCTCGTGATGTTCAGCGGGGTAGGCCCCTACCCCATTGTAATAGCAAAGCGCCACGAGAAGGTAAAGGTCATAGCCATAGAGTCAAACCCAGATGCCCATAAATATTGCCTCGAGAACATATATCTAAACAGAGTACAGGACAAGGTCATAGCCCTACTTGGTGACGTTAGGGATATCTGTCCAAAGCTCGGAACCACCTTCGACAGGATAGTGATGCCACTACCTAAGGGGGCCCACCAATTCCTAGATCTCGCGATACCCCTCCTAAACTGCGGGGGGACAATCCACTTCTACCATTGGGCGAGAGAACCGGATCTCTTCTCCCAGGCTGAGGAGCTCCTCTCCAACGCCTCTGAGAGGTTTGGGAGGAGGGCCGAATTCCTTGAGGAGGTTAGAGTCTCCCAGTATAGTCCAAGGATTTGGAAGATTAGGGTGGACGCAAGGATCCACTGCTGA
- a CDS encoding aminopeptidase P family protein: MEKRGLDALLLVSEKAIFYLSGFTHIATERPAALLVPPDGDLVFMGPLLEADHLRHQTKLIGEVRTYLDYPGERHPIELFADWLRDIGYGRARIGADNPAGATGAYGYTGPPLNEVLSDATFVRAGDIIWEMRLIKSREEVELIKESAKWGNLAHRLLQEYTAPGMWDEEVSLMASLEASSIMKKALGPDYEKLRGGPPASAGFRGQVGWKSAMPHSISTGRTIREGDVLVTGADADVGGYHSELERTMIVGEPSPKQRRYFEVMLRAQEAAMKAMGPGVRCSEVDRAASRVIVDAGYGGLIRHHTGHGIGLEGHEPPWLDVGNNVELRPGMVVSCEPGIYEIGFGGFRHSDTVLITEDGAEVITYYPREIEELTIR, from the coding sequence ATGGAGAAGAGGGGCCTCGACGCCCTGCTTCTAGTCAGCGAGAAGGCGATATTCTACCTCTCTGGCTTCACCCACATAGCTACGGAGCGGCCTGCAGCCCTCCTAGTTCCCCCCGATGGAGACCTTGTCTTCATGGGGCCCCTCCTCGAGGCAGACCATTTAAGGCATCAGACCAAGCTGATAGGGGAGGTTAGAACCTACCTAGATTACCCCGGGGAGAGGCACCCGATAGAGCTTTTCGCGGACTGGCTTAGGGATATAGGTTATGGTAGGGCGAGGATCGGCGCTGACAACCCAGCCGGCGCCACAGGAGCCTACGGGTACACGGGTCCTCCTTTGAACGAGGTCTTGAGCGACGCAACCTTCGTCAGGGCGGGCGACATAATCTGGGAGATGAGGCTAATCAAGTCAAGGGAGGAGGTTGAGCTTATAAAAGAGAGCGCGAAGTGGGGGAACCTCGCCCATAGGCTCCTCCAAGAGTACACGGCCCCGGGGATGTGGGATGAGGAGGTCTCCCTCATGGCATCTCTCGAGGCCTCCTCGATAATGAAGAAGGCGCTGGGGCCGGATTATGAGAAGCTCCGGGGAGGGCCTCCGGCCTCCGCCGGATTCAGGGGGCAGGTTGGATGGAAGTCGGCCATGCCCCACTCCATAAGCACAGGCAGGACAATAAGGGAGGGGGATGTCCTAGTAACTGGTGCAGATGCGGATGTCGGGGGTTACCACAGCGAGCTTGAGAGGACCATGATCGTCGGGGAGCCAAGCCCGAAGCAGAGGAGGTACTTCGAGGTGATGCTCAGGGCCCAGGAGGCGGCCATGAAGGCGATGGGCCCGGGGGTCAGGTGCAGCGAGGTCGATAGGGCTGCCAGCCGCGTGATAGTTGACGCTGGGTATGGGGGGCTGATCAGGCATCATACCGGGCATGGAATAGGTTTGGAGGGGCATGAGCCTCCATGGCTGGATGTAGGGAACAACGTTGAGCTGAGGCCGGGGATGGTGGTTAGCTGCGAGCCTGGGATCTACGAGATCGGGTTCGGGGGCTTCCGCCACTCAGATACCGTGCTGATAACCGAGGATGGGGCTGAGGTCATAACCTACTATCCAAGGGAGATAGAGGAGCTTACCATAAGGTGA